A single window of Fischerella sp. PCC 9605 DNA harbors:
- a CDS encoding Rieske (2Fe-2S) protein yields the protein MTKWKKVCNLEDVPPGSGRLVMGLYDKPIALFNVEGNIYAINAICPHMGGPLQSGRLEGKVIYCPWHQWSFCVDTGEADHQGGHRVSTYQVQIQDGEVMVGWLQNRG from the coding sequence ATGACTAAATGGAAAAAAGTTTGTAATCTTGAAGATGTTCCTCCTGGTAGCGGTCGGTTAGTGATGGGGTTGTATGATAAACCGATCGCATTATTCAATGTTGAGGGCAATATTTATGCAATCAATGCCATTTGCCCACATATGGGTGGCCCCTTGCAAAGTGGTAGGCTAGAGGGCAAGGTGATTTACTGTCCTTGGCATCAATGGAGTTTTTGTGTTGACACTGGCGAGGCAGATCATCAAGGTGGACATCGGGTTTCCACTTATCAAGTCCAGATTCAAGATGGAGAAGTGATGGTAGGATGGCTCCAGAATCGCGGATAA
- a CDS encoding nicotinate phosphoribosyltransferase: MTYFPGVLNQELTLCADDYSLLTDLYQLTMAACYTGEGVEQRRASFELFVRKLPEDFGYLIAMGLAQALEYLEKFRFSASHLEALQATGIFAHAPDRFWSLLESGGFSGDVWAVAEGTAVFANQPLLRVEAPLWQAQLVETYLLNTLNYQTLIATRAARVRDVAGEQAKLLEFGTRRAFSPQGALWAARAALAAGFDATSNVLAALQLGEKPSGTMAHALVMALTAMEGSEDQAFAAFQQYFPGAPLLIDTYDTIAAAQRLAMKVNSGQMKLTGVRLDSGDLVALSKQVRSLLPSVAIVASGDLDEQEIHRLKTANAEIDAYGVGTQLVTGKPVNGVYKLVEINGIPVMKESSGKMTYPGRKQIFRSFAEDKVKADCLGLADESRQGGLPLLQLFMKEGKRMQNQETLATIRQRTATSVASLPQETRRLENPVPIAMEISEQLRVLTEKTLKKPALVSG; this comes from the coding sequence ATGACGTATTTCCCAGGTGTGTTGAACCAAGAATTAACTCTGTGTGCTGATGATTACAGCCTGTTGACAGACCTTTACCAGCTGACGATGGCAGCTTGTTACACGGGTGAAGGTGTAGAACAACGACGGGCAAGCTTTGAGTTATTTGTCAGGAAACTGCCAGAGGACTTTGGCTATTTAATCGCGATGGGACTGGCGCAAGCATTGGAATATTTGGAGAAATTTCGCTTTAGTGCTTCCCATCTGGAGGCTTTGCAGGCGACGGGAATTTTTGCTCATGCGCCCGATCGCTTCTGGTCGCTGCTAGAATCAGGAGGTTTTAGCGGGGATGTGTGGGCAGTAGCAGAAGGAACAGCAGTATTTGCCAATCAACCTTTGTTACGAGTGGAAGCACCTTTGTGGCAAGCCCAATTGGTGGAAACCTATCTACTGAATACCCTAAACTACCAGACTTTAATTGCCACACGAGCGGCTAGAGTGCGTGATGTTGCGGGCGAGCAAGCAAAGCTGCTGGAATTTGGTACTAGACGGGCATTTAGTCCTCAAGGGGCGCTTTGGGCAGCGCGGGCGGCGTTGGCAGCAGGTTTCGATGCCACTTCCAACGTGTTAGCTGCATTACAACTAGGCGAAAAACCAAGTGGTACGATGGCACACGCCTTAGTCATGGCACTAACAGCAATGGAAGGTAGTGAAGATCAAGCGTTTGCAGCGTTTCAACAGTATTTTCCCGGTGCACCACTATTGATTGATACTTACGATACTATCGCTGCTGCTCAGAGATTAGCGATGAAGGTCAACTCTGGACAAATGAAGTTGACTGGCGTGAGGTTGGACTCCGGTGATTTGGTGGCATTGTCAAAACAAGTGCGATCGCTCCTACCTAGTGTAGCAATTGTAGCTAGTGGAGACTTAGACGAGCAGGAAATTCACAGGCTAAAAACTGCCAATGCTGAGATTGATGCATATGGAGTGGGGACGCAACTAGTGACAGGAAAGCCCGTGAATGGAGTTTATAAATTAGTAGAAATTAATGGCATTCCGGTAATGAAAGAGTCGAGTGGCAAAATGACTTATCCGGGACGCAAGCAAATTTTTCGTTCGTTTGCAGAAGATAAGGTGAAAGCAGATTGTTTGGGATTAGCAGATGAAAGTCGCCAAGGAGGACTACCTTTGTTGCAACTGTTTATGAAAGAAGGTAAACGGATGCAAAATCAAGAGACTTTGGCAACAATTAGACAACGCACAGCAACCTCCGTAGCAAGTCTACCCCAAGAAACTCGACGTTTAGAAAATCCAGTACCGATAGCAATGGAAATTTCGGAACAGTTACGGGTTTTGACAGAGAAAACGCTGAAAAAACCAGCATTAGTTAGTGGTTAG
- a CDS encoding nicotinate-nucleotide adenylyltransferase produces the protein MRIALFGTSADPPTAGHQAIIKWLSQRYDRVVVWAADNPFKSHQTPLEHRVAMLRLLIADIDSPSHNISLEQELSSLRTLETLDKAKQRWGEETEFTLVVGSDLLTQLSRWYRVEDLLQQVQLLVVPRPGYVIDQSSLQAAENLGAKIAIAQLNAPDVSSTAYREHGDAETLTPPVIDYIHQQHLYKCQDAPEKSLQIR, from the coding sequence ATGAGAATTGCCTTATTTGGAACAAGTGCCGATCCACCAACTGCTGGACATCAAGCGATTATCAAATGGTTGTCACAGCGTTACGATCGCGTAGTGGTTTGGGCAGCAGATAATCCTTTTAAATCCCATCAAACTCCTTTGGAACATCGGGTGGCGATGTTACGACTATTAATTGCCGATATCGATTCGCCATCACATAATATTAGCTTGGAACAAGAACTCAGCAGCTTGAGAACGCTAGAAACCTTGGATAAAGCAAAACAACGTTGGGGAGAAGAAACTGAATTTACTTTAGTGGTAGGTTCAGATTTGCTGACTCAACTATCGCGTTGGTATCGAGTTGAAGATTTGTTACAGCAAGTACAACTTTTGGTTGTGCCACGACCGGGATATGTAATAGATCAATCTAGTTTGCAGGCAGCGGAAAATCTAGGAGCAAAAATAGCAATCGCTCAATTAAATGCTCCAGATGTTTCTTCAACAGCCTATCGTGAACATGGAGATGCCGAAACTCTCACACCCCCTGTAATTGATTATATTCATCAACAGCATTTGTACAAATGCCAGGACGCACCCGAAAAAAGCTTGCAGATCCGCTAA
- a CDS encoding NUDIX hydrolase, with protein sequence MPGRTRKKLADPLNQQPLADFKVGVDNVIFSVDTAQNRLLVLLVMRQQEPFLNYWGLPGTLVRRGESLEDAAYRILAEKIRVKNLYLEQLYTFGGPHRDPREATDSYGVRYLSVSYFALVRFEEAELIADKVAGIAWYPVKRVPQLAFDHNEILAYGHRRLKNKLEYSPVAFEVLPEVFTLNDLYQLYTTVLGENFSDYSNFRARLLKLGFLCDTRIKVSRGAGRPATLYKFDAEAFAPFKDKPLVFI encoded by the coding sequence ATGCCAGGACGCACCCGAAAAAAGCTTGCAGATCCGCTAAATCAACAACCTTTGGCTGATTTCAAAGTCGGTGTTGACAATGTAATTTTTTCCGTAGATACAGCCCAGAACCGACTGTTAGTATTATTAGTCATGCGACAGCAGGAACCCTTTTTAAATTATTGGGGTCTTCCCGGTACTTTAGTGCGTCGAGGCGAATCGTTAGAAGATGCTGCCTATCGCATCTTAGCTGAAAAAATTAGAGTCAAAAATCTTTATTTAGAGCAATTGTACACATTCGGCGGGCCTCATCGCGATCCACGGGAAGCAACCGATAGTTATGGGGTGCGTTATCTCAGTGTTAGTTACTTTGCCTTGGTGCGATTTGAAGAAGCCGAATTGATTGCTGATAAAGTTGCTGGTATTGCTTGGTATCCAGTTAAGCGAGTACCGCAATTAGCTTTTGATCATAACGAAATTCTCGCATACGGACACAGACGACTAAAAAATAAGTTGGAGTATAGTCCGGTGGCTTTTGAAGTTTTACCAGAAGTCTTTACTTTGAATGATTTGTATCAGTTATACACTACGGTTTTAGGAGAAAATTTTTCCGATTATTCTAATTTTCGGGCGCGTCTACTCAAGTTGGGTTTTCTATGCGATACCAGAATTAAGGTATCGCGAGGTGCAGGGCGTCCAGCTACTTTATATAAATTTGATGCGGAAGCTTTTGCTCCCTTCAAAGATAAACCTTTGGTGTTTATTTAA
- a CDS encoding NAD+ synthase, producing MKIAIAQLNPTIGDLPKNAQKILEAAQQAVVQGARLLLTPELSLCGYPPRDLLLNPSFVEAMGITLQQLARDLPPNLAVLVGTVEENFKAHSTGGKTLFNSIAWLEAGKVQQIFHKRLLPTYDVFDEHRYFEPGLQANYFTLDDIHIGVTVCEDLWNDEEFWGRRSYTANPIADLAILGVDFIVNLSASPYTVTKQRFRETMLSHSAVRFRQPIIYANQVGGNDDLIFDGRSFALNRQGEVICRGLDFETDLLVVEFDEEARDLQLGSVAPNYECEEEEIWQALVLGVRDYVCKCGFTKVILGLSGGVDSSLVAAIATAALGKENVLGVLMPSPHSSEHSITDALALVENLGIKTTTLPIGDLMQEYDKTLADLFAGTQFGLAEENIQSRIRGNLLMAISNKFGYLLLSTGNKSEMAVGYCTLYGDMNGGLAVIADVPKTRVYALCRWLNRDREIIPQNVLTKAPSAELKPGQVDQDSLPPYDILDDILQRLIQNHQSPAQIVAVGHDPVVVDRVIQMVARAEFKRRQAPPGLKITDRAFGTGWRMPIASNWLAVKNTYQARNIPTPSLARWDGRDAHPRIK from the coding sequence ATGAAAATTGCGATCGCTCAACTTAATCCTACCATTGGTGATTTGCCAAAAAACGCCCAAAAAATTCTTGAGGCAGCACAACAAGCAGTAGTACAAGGTGCGCGTTTGTTGCTGACACCGGAGTTGTCTTTGTGTGGCTATCCTCCACGGGATTTATTGTTAAATCCCAGTTTTGTTGAGGCAATGGGCATTACTTTGCAACAATTAGCCAGAGATTTACCACCTAATCTAGCAGTATTGGTAGGAACCGTAGAAGAGAATTTCAAAGCCCATTCTACTGGTGGTAAAACTTTATTTAATAGCATCGCTTGGTTAGAAGCAGGCAAAGTACAGCAAATTTTTCACAAGCGACTTTTGCCTACTTATGATGTCTTTGACGAACATCGCTATTTTGAACCAGGTTTGCAAGCCAATTACTTTACCCTAGATGATATTCATATTGGCGTTACTGTTTGCGAAGATTTGTGGAACGATGAAGAATTTTGGGGTAGACGCAGTTATACCGCCAACCCGATTGCGGACTTAGCAATTTTAGGTGTCGATTTTATTGTCAATTTGTCAGCTTCACCTTACACCGTCACCAAACAGCGGTTCCGCGAAACCATGCTAAGTCACAGTGCAGTGCGTTTTCGCCAACCGATTATTTATGCTAACCAAGTGGGTGGCAATGACGATTTGATTTTTGATGGCAGAAGTTTTGCCTTAAACCGTCAGGGTGAAGTTATCTGTCGTGGACTTGATTTTGAAACCGACTTGCTAGTAGTCGAATTTGACGAAGAGGCGCGGGATTTACAATTGGGTTCCGTCGCACCCAACTACGAGTGTGAAGAAGAAGAAATTTGGCAAGCTTTGGTTTTGGGTGTACGAGATTATGTTTGCAAGTGCGGCTTTACTAAAGTCATTCTCGGTTTAAGTGGTGGGGTTGATTCCTCACTCGTCGCAGCGATCGCCACAGCAGCCCTTGGTAAAGAAAATGTCCTCGGTGTCTTGATGCCTTCTCCCCACAGTTCTGAGCATTCTATCACTGATGCATTGGCTTTGGTAGAAAATCTTGGTATCAAAACGACTACCTTGCCAATAGGGGATTTAATGCAAGAATATGACAAAACCCTAGCCGATTTGTTTGCGGGTACACAATTTGGACTGGCAGAGGAAAATATTCAATCCCGAATTCGGGGTAACTTACTGATGGCGATCTCTAATAAATTTGGTTATCTTCTGCTGTCTACTGGCAACAAGTCAGAAATGGCGGTTGGTTACTGTACACTCTACGGCGATATGAACGGCGGTTTAGCAGTTATAGCCGATGTTCCTAAAACCCGCGTTTATGCACTGTGTCGCTGGTTAAATCGCGATCGCGAAATCATTCCCCAAAACGTCCTTACCAAAGCACCCAGCGCCGAACTCAAACCCGGTCAGGTTGACCAAGATTCTCTGCCTCCATACGATATTTTGGATGACATCTTGCAACGCCTCATTCAAAATCACCAATCACCCGCCCAAATAGTTGCTGTCGGACACGATCCAGTTGTTGTAGACAGAGTAATTCAGATGGTGGCACGTGCGGAATTTAAACGGCGACAAGCACCTCCAGGATTGAAAATCACCGATCGCGCTTTTGGTACTGGTTGGCGCATGCCTATTGCCAGCAATTGGCTTGCTGTTAAAAATACTTACCAGGCAAGAAATATCCCTACGCCTTCCTTGGCACGCTGGGACGGGCGAGATGCCCATCCCAGGATTAAGTAG
- a CDS encoding photosystem II protein, Psb35-related, with the protein MMSILIGLFVVGWVAASVLGSLAYFLGEQRKPIHERNWRSESFEKLAKSITGKETDYSDRTPAYGMDAYASNTLPS; encoded by the coding sequence ATGATGAGTATCTTGATTGGATTATTTGTTGTTGGTTGGGTAGCGGCTTCTGTATTAGGTTCTCTGGCTTATTTCTTGGGAGAGCAGAGAAAGCCTATCCACGAGCGTAACTGGCGTTCCGAGTCTTTTGAAAAATTGGCTAAGTCCATCACTGGCAAGGAAACAGACTATAGCGATCGCACTCCTGCTTATGGGATGGATGCCTATGCCAGCAACACACTACCTAGCTAG
- a CDS encoding pyridoxamine 5'-phosphate oxidase family protein encodes MHAGNTIYVYLRAVEINRNHHVNVSYAAPDKQRYVSLCGTAELVRDRQKLEELWQPQLKAWFPKGIDEPDIALLKVSVEKAEYWDSIHPQA; translated from the coding sequence ATGCACGCAGGTAACACTATTTATGTTTATCTGCGTGCAGTTGAAATTAATCGCAACCATCACGTTAACGTTAGCTACGCTGCACCAGATAAACAGCGCTACGTCTCTTTGTGTGGTACCGCAGAATTGGTACGCGATCGCCAAAAACTAGAGGAACTATGGCAACCACAACTCAAAGCTTGGTTTCCTAAAGGAATAGACGAACCCGATATCGCCTTACTTAAAGTCAGTGTGGAAAAAGCAGAATATTGGGATTCGATTCACCCTCAAGCATAG
- a CDS encoding glycoside hydrolase family 57 protein, which yields MAIGYVALVLHAHLPFVRHPESDYVLEEEWLYEAITETYIPLLRVFEGLKRDGIDFKITMSMTPPLVSMLRDPLLQERYDAHLAKLEELAELEIEHNSHHGHIKYLAEHYASEFNATRQIWERYKGDLVTAFKQFQDTNNLEIITCGATHGYLPLMKMYPQAVWAQLKVAYEHYEENFGCPPRGIWLPECAYYEGLERMLADVGLRYFLIDGHGILYARPRPRFGTYAPIFTETGVAAFGRDHESSQQVWSSEVGYPGAPEYREFYKDLGWEAEYEYIKPYIMPNGQRKNTGIKYHKITGRGLGLGDKALYDPYWAREKAAEHSANFMYNREQQVGHLYGIMQRPPIVVSPYDAELFGHWWYEGPWFIDYLFRKSWYDQQTYQMTHLADYLRAYPTQQVCRPSQSSWGFKGFHEYWLNDTNAWIYPHLHKAAERMIELSKREAVDELEWKALNQAARELLLAQSSDWAFIMRTGTMVPYAVRRTRSHLMRFNKLYEDINIGKIDSGWLEKVEFMDNVFPNINYRVYRPL from the coding sequence ATGGCTATTGGCTACGTTGCGCTAGTACTGCACGCACATCTCCCCTTCGTCCGTCACCCAGAAAGTGACTATGTGTTGGAGGAAGAATGGCTTTATGAAGCCATTACAGAAACTTACATACCTTTATTACGAGTTTTTGAAGGGTTAAAGCGAGACGGGATTGACTTTAAAATCACGATGAGCATGACACCACCGCTAGTGTCAATGCTGCGCGATCCTCTGCTGCAAGAGCGCTACGATGCTCATTTAGCAAAGCTGGAAGAACTTGCAGAGCTTGAAATTGAGCATAATTCTCATCATGGTCATATCAAATATCTAGCCGAACATTACGCTAGTGAATTTAACGCCACGCGACAAATCTGGGAACGCTACAAAGGTGACTTGGTGACAGCTTTTAAGCAGTTCCAAGACACAAATAACCTCGAAATCATTACATGCGGTGCTACTCACGGTTACTTACCACTCATGAAAATGTATCCGCAAGCAGTGTGGGCACAGTTGAAGGTAGCATATGAACACTACGAGGAAAATTTTGGTTGTCCTCCTAGGGGTATTTGGTTGCCAGAATGTGCCTACTATGAAGGTTTAGAGCGGATGCTGGCAGATGTTGGATTACGCTACTTTCTCATTGATGGACATGGTATCCTCTATGCTCGTCCTCGTCCACGCTTTGGCACTTATGCCCCTATTTTTACAGAAACTGGTGTAGCTGCTTTTGGACGCGATCATGAATCTTCTCAACAGGTGTGGTCTTCGGAAGTAGGTTATCCTGGTGCGCCGGAATACCGAGAGTTTTACAAAGACTTGGGCTGGGAAGCTGAATATGAGTATATCAAGCCCTACATTATGCCCAACGGTCAGCGAAAAAATACTGGTATTAAATATCATAAAATTACTGGTCGTGGCTTAGGTCTAGGAGATAAAGCACTCTACGATCCCTACTGGGCAAGGGAAAAAGCTGCTGAACATTCTGCTAATTTTATGTATAATCGCGAGCAGCAAGTTGGGCATCTCTACGGTATAATGCAGCGTCCACCAATTGTGGTTTCGCCCTACGATGCAGAATTATTTGGACACTGGTGGTATGAGGGGCCTTGGTTTATTGATTACCTGTTCCGCAAGTCCTGGTATGACCAACAAACATATCAAATGACTCACTTGGCTGATTATTTACGCGCATATCCGACTCAGCAGGTTTGCCGTCCCTCTCAGTCTAGTTGGGGTTTCAAAGGTTTCCATGAGTATTGGTTAAACGACACAAATGCGTGGATTTACCCACATTTGCATAAAGCTGCCGAACGCATGATTGAACTCTCTAAAAGAGAAGCAGTCGATGAACTGGAGTGGAAAGCGCTTAACCAAGCAGCGCGAGAGTTGCTTTTAGCACAATCTTCTGACTGGGCGTTTATTATGCGGACGGGAACGATGGTACCCTATGCAGTCAGACGGACGCGATCGCACTTGATGCGTTTTAATAAGCTCTACGAAGATATTAATATCGGCAAAATCGATAGTGGTTGGTTAGAAAAAGTCGAATTTATGGACAATGTATTTCCTAATATCAATTACCGCGTCTACCGTCCGTTGTAA
- a CDS encoding HugZ family pyridoxamine 5'-phosphate oxidase, with protein MNNIEKAQAEYEVFIQKFQSAIISTASNQGIPDASYAPFVMDESKNIYIYVSGLSTHTQNLSVNPHASVMLIEDEAKTEQIFARRRLTFDCTATLIERETDTWQEIVNQFHARFGEIIEVLSSLLDFRIFKLTPQQGRFVIGFGAAYSISGDNLNKLKPTPGNSEKKN; from the coding sequence ATGAACAATATCGAAAAAGCCCAAGCAGAGTACGAAGTTTTTATTCAAAAATTCCAAAGTGCAATTATCAGCACGGCTAGCAATCAAGGAATACCCGATGCTAGCTATGCTCCTTTTGTAATGGATGAATCAAAAAACATCTATATTTATGTCAGCGGTCTTTCAACTCACACTCAAAACCTTTCTGTTAATCCTCATGCCAGTGTGATGTTGATTGAAGATGAAGCTAAAACAGAACAAATTTTTGCCCGTCGTCGTTTAACTTTTGATTGTACGGCAACCTTGATAGAGCGCGAAACTGATACATGGCAGGAAATCGTTAATCAATTTCATGCTCGTTTTGGTGAAATTATCGAAGTATTAAGCAGTTTACTTGATTTTCGCATTTTTAAACTCACTCCTCAACAAGGGCGTTTTGTGATTGGTTTTGGTGCAGCCTACTCTATTAGCGGCGATAATCTCAACAAGTTAAAACCTACTCCTGGAAATAGTGAGAAAAAAAATTGA
- a CDS encoding response regulator transcription factor, with the protein MIRVLVVAASSVIRAGLFAVLTSDPRLVVVGSASELDSTEITQLQPDVVLLDLSGHPQDIEWKQQYPTAIIVIVDESKSIDLEAALRAGVRGVLLNVCTESEIIATVEAVASGLVVLHPDAVEYLLNLPELSASNPALLNPVQALTPREIEVLDMLGSGLSNKAIAKRLQISEHTVKFHVSSIFQKLGVSTRTEAVTVGVRLGLIML; encoded by the coding sequence ATGATTCGCGTGCTGGTTGTTGCTGCTTCCTCTGTAATACGGGCAGGATTATTTGCTGTACTAACAAGCGATCCCAGGCTAGTTGTAGTGGGCAGTGCTTCAGAGTTAGATTCTACGGAAATTACCCAATTACAACCTGATGTGGTGCTGCTTGATTTAAGCGGTCATCCTCAAGATATAGAGTGGAAGCAGCAATACCCAACTGCAATCATCGTTATTGTTGATGAAAGTAAGAGTATTGACTTAGAAGCGGCGCTGCGTGCTGGTGTACGAGGTGTATTATTGAATGTCTGCACAGAGTCCGAAATTATTGCCACTGTTGAGGCGGTAGCTTCTGGATTAGTAGTTTTGCACCCCGATGCTGTTGAATATTTGCTGAATCTGCCAGAGTTAAGTGCATCAAATCCAGCCTTGCTTAACCCAGTGCAAGCATTGACACCCCGAGAAATCGAGGTTTTAGACATGCTTGGTTCTGGGCTAAGTAATAAGGCGATCGCCAAACGCTTGCAAATCTCTGAGCATACTGTTAAATTTCACGTCTCTTCTATCTTTCAAAAACTGGGTGTCTCAACACGTACTGAGGCTGTAACTGTTGGTGTGCGGCTAGGTTTGATTATGTTGTAA
- a CDS encoding S1C family serine protease — translation MTTFTNIAAELAIVAQKLRDITVKVRSGSWGGGSGVIWQSDGLIITNAHVAISKKITVELADGRVFDAVRTHFDPQRDLAALKIAATDLPTASIGNYDVLRVGELVLAVGNPFADTGAVTTGIVHTHNQRALMADIRLYPGNSGGPLADCLGRVMGINTMIAYGLAVAIPISSVKQFLGDPSRSQLGLT, via the coding sequence ATGACTACATTTACTAACATCGCTGCTGAATTGGCAATAGTGGCTCAAAAACTGCGAGATATTACTGTCAAAGTGCGTAGCGGTTCTTGGGGAGGCGGTTCTGGTGTGATTTGGCAATCTGACGGATTAATTATCACTAATGCTCACGTCGCTATTAGTAAAAAAATAACCGTCGAACTTGCAGATGGTAGAGTCTTTGATGCTGTACGCACGCATTTTGATCCACAGCGAGATTTAGCCGCCCTGAAAATTGCCGCTACGGATTTACCAACTGCAAGTATAGGCAACTATGATGTATTGCGAGTAGGTGAATTAGTCTTGGCAGTGGGTAATCCTTTTGCTGATACAGGTGCTGTCACAACCGGGATAGTCCACACTCATAATCAACGTGCGCTAATGGCTGATATTCGCCTATATCCTGGTAATTCCGGGGGCCCGCTTGCCGACTGTCTCGGTCGAGTTATGGGTATTAACACCATGATTGCTTATGGTTTGGCTGTAGCAATTCCCATTTCGAGTGTAAAGCAGTTTCTGGGCGATCCCAGTCGTTCGCAGTTGGGGTTGACATGA
- a CDS encoding S1C family serine protease: MSSLMALSQNLGDIVEQVGTTVVSIDSHTRMSTSGIHWRSGIIVTSDENLGRSEDIIVTLPDGSTVSANILGRDPSTDVAVLNLQNVELPVAKIGDATSLKVGHLVVAIARGNDGNLMAAMGAVSVIRGAWRSMSGGNIDQFIRPDITLYPGFFGSPLVDAAGSVVGMNTSGRRGTALTIPAATINRVLDQLLAKGRITRGYLGVGMQPVRLPKNLKAALNLTSATGVIVVNVEANGPAENAGVLLGDVLVSLDDVPVSDTGDVLALLNSGDRVGKTVKAQVVRGGALVELAIAVGERPTKE, encoded by the coding sequence ATGTCCTCATTAATGGCGCTTTCCCAGAATTTGGGCGATATCGTAGAGCAGGTTGGAACTACTGTTGTTTCTATTGACTCTCACACTCGTATGTCCACAAGCGGTATCCACTGGCGCTCTGGTATCATTGTTACTTCTGATGAAAATCTTGGGCGCTCTGAGGATATTATCGTCACTTTGCCAGATGGTAGTACAGTATCAGCCAATATACTAGGTCGTGACCCTAGCACGGATGTAGCTGTTCTTAATCTACAAAATGTAGAATTACCAGTTGCGAAAATTGGCGATGCAACTTCCTTAAAGGTAGGTCATTTGGTAGTTGCGATCGCCAGAGGAAACGATGGTAATTTAATGGCCGCGATGGGTGCAGTAAGTGTGATTCGTGGTGCTTGGCGGAGTATGAGCGGCGGTAATATTGACCAGTTTATTCGCCCAGATATTACACTTTATCCTGGCTTTTTTGGTAGCCCCCTTGTAGACGCTGCTGGTTCCGTGGTAGGCATGAATACATCCGGTCGGCGTGGTACTGCATTGACTATCCCTGCTGCGACGATAAATCGGGTGCTTGACCAATTACTTGCAAAAGGACGCATTACCAGAGGCTATTTGGGTGTAGGAATGCAACCCGTACGCTTACCCAAAAATCTGAAAGCGGCACTCAATTTAACTTCTGCTACTGGAGTGATCGTAGTCAATGTAGAAGCAAATGGCCCGGCTGAAAATGCAGGTGTTTTGCTTGGGGATGTGTTGGTGTCTTTAGATGACGTTCCTGTCAGCGATACGGGTGATGTGTTGGCGCTATTAAATAGTGGCGATCGCGTTGGCAAAACCGTCAAAGCGCAGGTTGTGCGGGGTGGCGCTTTAGTTGAGTTAGCGATCGCAGTCGGCGAACGACCCACCAAGGAATAA